In a single window of the Elaeis guineensis isolate ETL-2024a chromosome 6, EG11, whole genome shotgun sequence genome:
- the LOC140858711 gene encoding uncharacterized protein, with amino-acid sequence MKTQVLADFIAECIIADNKLEDATTKEAATPEPDLRSTWVLHINGASNAQGSGASLILTNSEGVVTEYVLRFDFKASNNQAKYEALLAGLKMAKELKIDSLKVFTNSQLIMRQVKGEFEARDPIMAIYLQKVKDLPTNLRYFEIFHISRTENARANILFKLAMTITVRWAEHSWSVLSNRASIKMKKYCS; translated from the coding sequence ATGAAGACACAAGTTCtagccgacttcatcgcagaatgcatAATAGCCGACAACAAGTTGGAAGATGCAACTACGAAGGAGGCTGCAACCCCCGAGCCCGACCTAAGGTCGACCTGGGTGCTGCATATCAATGGGGCATCGAATGCTCAAGGCAGTGGAGCTAGCCTTATTCTCACCAATTCAgaaggggtagtcaccgagtacgtccTTCGGTTCGACTTCAAAGCTTCAAACAACCAAGCTAAATACGAAGCTCTTTTAGCTGGTTTGAAAATGGCGAAGGAGCTCAAGATTGACAGTCTGAAAGTCTTCACCAACTCTCAACTGATCATGAGAcaagtcaaaggtgaattcgaagCTCGGGATCCAATCATGGCAATAtaccttcaaaaggtgaaagacctCCCGACAAATTTAAGAtacttcgagatcttccacataTCCAGGACTGAGAATGCTCGAGCCAATATACTTTTCAAACTGGCAATGACTATTACAGTTCGCTGGGCCGAACATTCGTGGAGTGTCTTAAGCAACCGAGCATCGATAAAAATGAAAAAGTATTGCAGCTAA